TTGTCATGAATGATGATTTAATTAAGTGGAAAGATAATCTAACATGAAATACATACTAAATAgagcaaatttaaaaataaagtgatagaAACAACAGGGAAGGTACCAATTTGAATATTAGCcactgtaatttctttcttaatgtatCCTCATTATACAtacaattgaaataaaatattcaactgattctttaaaattttatatggaaaaactaaagaaatttgCTAATGCTGTAAAGCCCGTCTTTAAATAGCTAAGGAAACAATTTTTTGCTAATAAATTTTCTAAAGGCAAATTTGACATCTTTGTTCCTGAGACTATATATCAAGGGGTTAAGCATGGGTATAATCAATGTATAGAACACAGAGGTCATTTTGTCAATATCCATTGAATGCCCTGTACTAGGAcgcaaataaatgaaaatcagaGTGCCATGATAGATGGTGATTACTGCCAGGTGAGAAGCACAAGTAGagaaccctttctttcttccctctgcagaacctattttaaaaatggccaccaaaatataaatataggaGAGGAGAACAGTAAGAAGAGAGAGAGCTTCCACCAAACTTGCAAACACTACCAATATTATGTCATGTGTGTAGGTATCAAagcaggacagagagaagagtggAGAGACATCACAAAAGAAATGGTTAATTACTTTGGAGCAGAATGACAACTGGAAAGTGTTAGTAGTATGGATTATTGAACTCATAGTTCCACCCAAAAATGCTCCAAATGCCAGCTGAGTACAGACTCTCTTGGACATAATTACAGTATAAAGCAGGGGGTTACAGATTGCAATGTACCTGTCATAGGCCATGGCAGCCAACAGGAAAGATTCTGTATCAACCAAAgagcagaaaaaataaaactgtgtagCACAGCCATTGTAAGAAATCACCTTCTTGTCAGAAATCAGATCCACAAGTAATTTAGGGGCAATGACAGAAGAGTAACATGCATCTACGAAGGACAGGATacagaggaaaaagtacatgggaatGTGTAAATTAGGACTGGCTGTGATCAATAAGATCATGCCAATATTCCCCATCAGAGTAATGGAGTAGATGAAGAAAAACACAGCAAATAGGAGACTCTGGAGCTCTGGATGATCACTGAATCCCAGGAGATAGAATTCAGTCTTCACAGTGCAGTTCGCCAAACTCATTATTTGTTGAAATTTTGGTTTCTGCATCCCAGGTACAATAAAAATGGAATAACACATAGATCAGAAAAGTGACTTATGACATACCTCATTCTTATAAATTACTTTATAC
The DNA window shown above is from Mus pahari chromosome 3, PAHARI_EIJ_v1.1, whole genome shotgun sequence and carries:
- the LOC110319456 gene encoding olfactory receptor 5I1-like → MQKPKFQQIMSLANCTVKTEFYLLGFSDHPELQSLLFAVFFFIYSITLMGNIGMILLITASPNLHIPMYFFLCILSFVDACYSSVIAPKLLVDLISDKKVISYNGCATQFYFFCSLVDTESFLLAAMAYDRYIAICNPLLYTVIMSKRVCTQLAFGAFLGGTMSSIIHTTNTFQLSFCSKVINHFFCDVSPLFSLSCFDTYTHDIILVVFASLVEALSLLTVLLSYIYILVAIFKIGSAEGRKKGFSTCASHLAVITIYHGTLIFIYLRPSTGHSMDIDKMTSVFYTLIIPMLNPLIYSLRNKDVKFAFRKFISKKLFP